A region from the Leptolyngbya iicbica LK genome encodes:
- a CDS encoding LexA family transcriptional regulator, with the protein MTNPTSEGKQADVESAETFPVRLKQALGDQSIRGFARECGFSDTVLRQYLNGQSEPTRPALLAIARTANVNLEWLAAGSATIKESTISLAEKYTYKNPLAFETDWLQKQFPDSFDNLLLTQMPDDSMEPTLHMGDLVLIDTRDRDLATVNHGIYLVKLGDRILVKRLQYVAGKILRVLSDHSAYETFAIGLPDESNELSLMGKIVWSGQKL; encoded by the coding sequence ATGACTAACCCAACCTCTGAGGGGAAACAGGCGGATGTCGAAAGCGCTGAAACGTTTCCGGTACGATTAAAGCAAGCTCTTGGGGATCAAAGTATTCGCGGGTTTGCCCGCGAATGCGGGTTCTCGGACACAGTGCTACGGCAGTATCTGAATGGACAAAGCGAACCAACCCGACCCGCTCTACTCGCTATAGCTCGCACGGCCAATGTCAACCTGGAGTGGCTGGCGGCTGGTTCAGCGACAATAAAAGAGTCGACGATATCGCTAGCCGAAAAGTATACCTACAAAAATCCACTAGCTTTTGAGACTGATTGGCTTCAAAAACAGTTCCCCGACTCGTTTGACAACTTGCTCCTAACTCAGATGCCAGACGACAGTATGGAACCGACTTTACATATGGGAGATTTGGTTCTGATCGATACGAGAGATCGCGATCTTGCCACTGTCAATCACGGTATTTATTTGGTGAAGCTGGGCGATCGTATTTTGGTGAAACGTCTGCAATATGTCGCAGGCAAGATCCTGAGAGTTTTAAGTGATCATTCTGCCTATGAGACTTTTGCAATTGGATTGCCTGATGAATCCAATGAATTAAGCCTGATGGGGAAGATTGTTTGGAGTGGTCAGAAACTCTAA
- a CDS encoding site-specific integrase, which translates to MAKGQVKIEAYAERLRLRWSYRSKRYCLSVGLPDSIINRKVAAQKAQQIELDMLSGNFDPTLQKYKPEDPLPMVATGSQKTQTYTDVFKQHWDEFVEDKGQRLDNPFTIVGMYNPIPKKVHNFGRKIIGRREAQEFVTFMLQSASPATIKKQVIILNDFGNWVQQNKLVEAGWENPFTGLTEMCHLVPPLKVPPFSEAEIKQIIDTFRNDRYYTHYTNYVRFLFMTGCRTSEAIGLQWKHIRRDFTGITFNETLVRKGTGTARLRKATKTNRARFFPCNDDLQNLLLTIRPEDYKPDTLVFPSPKGKPIDATNFLNRAWQSILKKCGMTQENGLYRTQYNTRHTFISHMLAKGMSVIEVAKLTGHDPKILLEHYAGLISQIEVPTFF; encoded by the coding sequence ATGGCCAAAGGACAAGTCAAGATTGAAGCTTACGCCGAACGCTTACGCTTGAGATGGAGCTATCGGAGCAAGCGCTATTGTTTGTCAGTCGGGTTGCCGGACAGCATCATTAATCGCAAAGTCGCGGCGCAAAAAGCCCAGCAGATTGAATTGGACATGCTCAGTGGTAACTTTGATCCCACTTTGCAGAAATACAAGCCTGAAGATCCACTTCCGATGGTTGCGACTGGGTCTCAGAAAACTCAGACTTATACCGACGTTTTTAAGCAGCACTGGGATGAGTTTGTGGAAGATAAGGGGCAGCGGCTAGACAACCCCTTCACCATCGTGGGTATGTACAACCCGATTCCCAAAAAGGTGCATAATTTCGGGCGCAAGATTATTGGCCGCCGTGAAGCCCAAGAGTTCGTCACTTTCATGCTGCAGAGTGCTTCTCCCGCCACCATTAAGAAACAGGTGATCATCCTGAATGATTTTGGCAACTGGGTGCAGCAGAATAAGCTGGTGGAGGCAGGCTGGGAAAATCCGTTTACCGGGTTGACGGAGATGTGCCACCTGGTGCCACCGCTTAAAGTTCCTCCCTTCAGCGAAGCGGAAATTAAGCAGATCATCGATACCTTTCGCAACGATCGCTACTACACTCATTACACCAACTATGTGCGGTTCTTATTTATGACGGGCTGTAGAACCAGTGAGGCCATCGGCCTCCAGTGGAAGCATATCCGTCGCGACTTTACCGGAATCACGTTTAACGAAACCCTGGTGCGTAAGGGCACCGGCACGGCTCGCTTGCGAAAGGCCACCAAAACGAATCGGGCTCGGTTTTTCCCGTGTAACGATGACCTACAGAACCTGTTGTTAACCATTCGCCCTGAAGACTATAAGCCCGATACCCTGGTCTTTCCCAGCCCGAAGGGTAAACCGATTGATGCGACCAACTTCCTAAATCGGGCCTGGCAGAGCATTTTGAAGAAGTGCGGCATGACTCAAGAAAACGGGCTGTATCGCACCCAGTACAACACCCGGCACACGTTCATTAGCCACATGTTAGCGAAGGGGATGTCGGTGATTGAGGTGGCCAAGCTGACCGGCCATGACCCTAAAATTCTGTTGGAGCACTATGCTGGCCTCATTAGTCAGATTGAGGTGCCCACGTTCTTTTAG
- a CDS encoding helix-turn-helix transcriptional regulator — MPQFVSKQEAIQYLKLSDSTLKRYRLQGLLVEGIHWVRVNSRCIRYNLELIQDWLHNRHDPIAHQRAIHIYQSSLLSNQKKSSQRVSSKRT, encoded by the coding sequence ATGCCCCAATTTGTCAGCAAACAGGAAGCCATTCAATATCTCAAGCTCAGCGACTCGACTCTAAAACGTTATCGCTTGCAGGGACTGCTGGTCGAGGGCATTCACTGGGTTCGAGTTAATAGCCGCTGCATCCGCTACAACCTAGAGCTGATTCAAGATTGGCTACACAATCGTCATGACCCCATTGCTCACCAAAGGGCTATTCACATCTACCAGTCCAGTTTGTTAAGCAACCAAAAGAAATCATCTCAGCGAGTCTCTTCAAAGCGAACTTAA
- a CDS encoding helix-turn-helix domain-containing protein, whose product MHVEDIKAALRKQGWTLASIAEELNIGPSAVSHALTRQRSRRIEQVIASKLGLSPHEIWPQRYKRGKVSHAPICQQTGSHSISQAQRLDSKTLSLAGTAGRGHSLGSS is encoded by the coding sequence ATGCATGTAGAAGACATTAAAGCAGCTCTGCGGAAGCAGGGATGGACTCTAGCTAGCATCGCCGAAGAACTCAACATCGGTCCCTCGGCAGTGTCCCATGCTTTGACCCGACAGCGATCGCGCCGAATCGAGCAGGTTATTGCCAGCAAACTTGGCCTGTCTCCCCATGAGATTTGGCCCCAGCGGTACAAACGAGGAAAGGTAAGCCATGCCCCAATTTGTCAGCAAACAGGAAGCCATTCAATATCTCAAGCTCAGCGACTCGACTCTAAAACGTTATCGCTTGCAGGGACTGCTGGTCGAGGGCATTCACTGGGTTCGAGTTAA